From the Streptomyces sp. KMM 9044 genome, one window contains:
- a CDS encoding DUF397 domain-containing protein — MAWRRSSYSGADTPSCIEVATVPDSILVRDSKNPDGPRLALAPTTRVKTFSPTCWTLAA, encoded by the coding sequence GTGGCCTGGAGGAGGAGCAGCTACAGCGGCGCTGACACCCCCTCCTGCATCGAGGTGGCCACCGTCCCCGACAGCATCCTCGTCCGCGACTCCAAGAATCCGGACGGCCCCCGCCTCGCCCTCGCCCCTACCACCCGGGTCAAGACGTTTTCGCCTACCTGTTGGACGCTGGCCGCGTGA
- a CDS encoding pyridoxal phosphate-dependent aminotransferase, translating to MSGRPLLNRRLDGLGTTIFAEMSALATATGAINLGQGFPDTDGPESVREAAVRALRDGRGNQYPPGPGIPELRQAIADHQRRFYDLSLDPDTEVLVTAGATEAIAAAMLALLEPGDEVIAFEPFYDSYAACIAMAGAKRVPLTLRAPSFRPDLDELRARITPRTRLLLLNTPHNPTGTVLTAEEQSAIAALAVEHDLLVVTDEVYEHLVYEGTHRPIAALPGMRERTVSISSAGKSFSFTGWKVGWVMADGPLVSAVRTAKQYLTYVSAGPFQYAIAEALRLPDAYFDSFRADLRRKRDLLGDGLRAAGFEVYQPQGTYFITTGITPFGEKDAYAFCRALPERCGVVAIPNSAFCDDPDAGRSQVRFTFCKRDDVLDEAASRLRHLAS from the coding sequence ATGAGCGGCAGGCCGCTGCTGAACCGCAGGCTGGACGGACTCGGGACGACGATCTTCGCGGAGATGTCGGCGCTCGCGACCGCTACTGGCGCGATCAACCTGGGCCAGGGTTTCCCGGACACGGACGGGCCGGAGTCAGTACGGGAAGCGGCCGTACGAGCGCTACGGGACGGGCGCGGCAATCAGTACCCGCCGGGACCAGGCATCCCGGAGCTGCGCCAGGCGATCGCCGACCACCAGCGCCGCTTCTACGACCTGAGCCTCGACCCCGATACGGAAGTCCTGGTCACCGCAGGGGCAACCGAGGCGATCGCCGCAGCCATGCTCGCCCTCCTCGAACCGGGAGACGAGGTGATCGCCTTCGAGCCCTTCTACGACTCCTACGCGGCCTGTATCGCCATGGCCGGCGCGAAGCGCGTACCGCTCACCCTGCGCGCCCCGTCCTTCCGCCCGGACCTGGACGAGCTGCGCGCCAGGATCACCCCGCGGACCCGCCTCCTTCTCCTCAACACCCCCCACAACCCGACCGGAACGGTCCTCACCGCCGAAGAGCAGAGCGCCATCGCCGCACTCGCCGTCGAACACGACCTGCTCGTGGTCACCGACGAGGTGTACGAGCACCTGGTCTACGAGGGTACGCACCGCCCCATCGCGGCCCTGCCGGGCATGCGTGAGCGCACTGTCTCCATCTCCTCCGCCGGCAAGAGCTTCTCCTTCACCGGTTGGAAGGTTGGCTGGGTCATGGCTGACGGCCCGCTCGTCTCCGCCGTCCGGACGGCCAAGCAGTACCTGACGTACGTCAGTGCGGGTCCCTTCCAGTACGCGATCGCCGAAGCACTGCGCCTGCCGGACGCGTACTTCGACAGCTTCCGCGCCGACCTCCGCCGCAAGCGCGACCTGCTCGGCGACGGCCTGCGCGCGGCCGGGTTCGAGGTCTACCAGCCCCAGGGCACGTACTTCATCACCACCGGCATCACGCCCTTCGGTGAGAAGGACGCCTACGCCTTCTGCCGCGCCCTCCCGGAACGCTGCGGCGTCGTCGCCATCCCCAACTCCGCCTTCTGCGACGACCCCGACGCCGGCCGCAGCCAGGTGCGCTTCACCTTCTGCAAGAGGGACGACGTTCTCGACGAGGCTGCCAGTCGGCTGCGACATCTGGCGTCCTGA
- a CDS encoding TetR/AcrR family transcriptional regulator: MARPRKFDEQQVLDTARERFWSGGYAATRMEDIAEATGLGKGSLYGAFGGKQELFHRVFDAYCTSVVDAASRQLRGTGTDADAHARLSAHVYAVVAATAADPARRGCLLAKGAAELAEHDETVAKRARAAMGALQALLEDDIAACQRNGDIAADADPGKLAVLVLAVLRGIEALGKAGASEETLTDIARTALAVLPRTVH; this comes from the coding sequence ATGGCACGACCTAGGAAGTTCGACGAGCAGCAGGTACTGGACACTGCCCGGGAACGGTTCTGGTCGGGTGGGTACGCCGCCACGCGCATGGAAGACATCGCCGAGGCGACGGGGCTCGGCAAAGGCAGCCTGTACGGCGCGTTCGGCGGAAAGCAGGAACTGTTCCACCGCGTGTTCGACGCCTACTGCACCTCCGTCGTCGACGCTGCGAGCCGGCAGTTGCGCGGCACCGGCACCGACGCGGACGCCCACGCGCGGCTGTCCGCCCACGTGTACGCGGTGGTGGCGGCGACTGCCGCAGACCCCGCCCGCCGCGGATGTCTGTTGGCCAAGGGCGCCGCCGAGCTGGCCGAACACGACGAGACGGTGGCCAAGCGGGCTCGCGCGGCCATGGGGGCACTGCAGGCGCTACTGGAGGACGACATCGCAGCCTGTCAGCGCAATGGCGACATCGCCGCGGACGCGGATCCGGGAAAGCTGGCTGTTCTGGTGCTCGCCGTGCTGCGCGGCATTGAAGCGCTGGGCAAGGCCGGAGCGAGCGAGGAGACGCTGACCGATATCGCCCGGACAGCCCTTGCCGTACTGCCCCGCACCGTCCACTGA
- a CDS encoding SDR family NAD(P)-dependent oxidoreductase, translated as MTEVLADRVAVVTGADSGIGLAISGRFAAEGARVFLAGRRQEPLDAAVTEIGPAATGVRTDVSVQTDLDDLYSVVREEAGRIDVLVANTGSAVPQRLGEITEEAIDATFGTNVKGTIFTVQKALPLLSDGASIVVTGSANALSPGTGLATYGASKAAVRNLVRSWALSAQERKFRVNVLSPGPTGTPRLVGVLGPDHRLASEVPLGRIGRPDEIAAVATFLASDASSFVNGAEWFVDGGLAQV; from the coding sequence ATGACCGAAGTACTCGCAGACAGGGTCGCGGTGGTCACCGGAGCCGACAGCGGCATTGGGCTTGCCATCTCCGGGCGGTTCGCCGCGGAGGGGGCACGAGTGTTCCTGGCCGGTCGCCGTCAGGAGCCGCTCGACGCGGCCGTCACTGAGATCGGGCCAGCGGCCACCGGTGTCAGGACCGATGTTTCGGTACAGACGGACCTCGATGACCTTTACTCGGTCGTGCGCGAGGAGGCGGGCCGCATCGACGTGCTCGTCGCCAACACCGGCAGCGCTGTCCCTCAGCGTCTCGGTGAGATCACAGAGGAAGCCATCGACGCCACCTTCGGTACGAACGTGAAGGGCACGATCTTCACCGTGCAGAAGGCGCTGCCCCTGCTGTCGGACGGCGCCTCGATCGTAGTGACAGGGTCGGCCAATGCGCTCTCCCCCGGAACGGGCCTGGCAACTTACGGCGCGTCGAAGGCAGCAGTACGCAACCTGGTGCGCAGCTGGGCGCTCAGCGCACAGGAACGGAAGTTCCGGGTGAACGTGCTGAGCCCCGGCCCGACCGGGACCCCGCGCCTGGTCGGCGTCCTGGGACCGGACCACCGGCTCGCCTCGGAGGTGCCGCTCGGCAGGATCGGCCGACCGGACGAGATCGCCGCCGTGGCGACGTTCCTGGCCTCGGACGCTTCCAGCTTCGTCAACGGCGCCGAATGGTTCGTCGACGGAGGCCTGGCGCAGGTCTGA
- a CDS encoding nuclear transport factor 2 family protein, whose translation MNANSDIEKRREEIAINYFRMVDAGNPAVVDVFTEDAHMFYPKFGIARGKAQIGAFAQGLGRGIASLRHEIEGFTVLTSGNYVIVEGVERGTTTSGVDFPDGVSSFGLFCNVFEFEGELIKRVHIYVDPDFANTHVEGVAWGKSVQDSIASR comes from the coding sequence GTGAACGCCAACAGCGATATCGAGAAGCGTCGCGAAGAGATTGCCATCAACTACTTCCGCATGGTGGACGCCGGCAACCCTGCGGTCGTCGACGTCTTCACGGAAGATGCTCACATGTTTTACCCGAAGTTCGGCATCGCGAGGGGGAAGGCGCAGATCGGAGCGTTCGCCCAGGGTCTCGGCCGGGGAATCGCGTCGCTCAGGCACGAGATCGAGGGCTTCACCGTGTTGACGTCCGGGAACTACGTGATCGTCGAGGGCGTGGAAAGGGGAACAACGACGTCAGGCGTGGACTTCCCTGACGGCGTTTCCTCCTTCGGGCTGTTCTGCAATGTGTTCGAGTTCGAGGGTGAACTCATCAAGAGGGTCCACATCTACGTGGACCCGGACTTCGCCAACACGCACGTCGAGGGTGTGGCTTGGGGCAAGTCGGTGCAGGACAGCATCGCCAGCCGGTAG
- a CDS encoding bifunctional uroporphyrinogen-III C-methyltransferase/uroporphyrinogen-III synthase, translated as MSPTTLPPPPEHGCVTFLGAGPGDPGLLTLRAVEALANADVLVAEHEVLDVVRRHARQGVAEVPTDTDSAGSSAASAPGTGTPQLTVVDGASPTVGAPAVRDAAHLVMEAARGGRRVVRAVAGDPGLDAYAAEEMLACVAAGVTFEVVPGVAAAVGVPAYAGVPLRDAQGADVRFVDARTASERCWTEVGVSDGTVVVSATLDSVAAAAGELVSAGRKPDTPLTVTVAGTTTRQRTWTATLGTIAQTLKQAKALPSPEGGRPVIAVVGERFAPAQRDRLAWFESKPMFGWKVLVPRTKEQAASLSDQLRSYGAVPHEVPTIAVEPPRTPQQMDRAVKGLVTGRYEWIAFTSVNAVKAVREKFEEYGLDARAFAGIKVAAVGEQTANALIAFGVKPDLVPSGEQSAAGLLEDWPPYDPVFDPIDRVFLPRADIATETLVAGLIDLGWEVDDVTAYRTVRASPPPAETREAIKGGGFDAVLFTSSSTVRNLVGIAGKPHNVTVIACIGPATAKTAEEHGLRVDVMAPEPSVHKLAEALADFGARRRTAALEAGDPVTRPSERRPGARRRRSTT; from the coding sequence GTGAGCCCCACCACCCTTCCACCCCCTCCGGAACACGGGTGCGTCACCTTCCTCGGTGCCGGACCCGGGGATCCGGGACTGCTGACTCTGCGCGCCGTGGAGGCGCTGGCGAACGCGGACGTTCTCGTCGCCGAGCACGAGGTGCTCGACGTCGTACGCCGACATGCCAGGCAGGGCGTCGCCGAGGTGCCCACGGACACGGACTCGGCGGGTTCCTCCGCGGCGTCCGCTCCGGGCACAGGCACGCCTCAGCTCACGGTCGTTGACGGCGCGTCACCAACCGTAGGCGCACCCGCGGTGCGGGATGCGGCACATCTTGTCATGGAGGCCGCGCGGGGCGGCAGGCGGGTCGTCCGTGCGGTGGCCGGTGATCCCGGCCTCGACGCGTACGCCGCCGAGGAGATGCTGGCGTGCGTGGCGGCCGGGGTGACCTTCGAGGTCGTCCCCGGTGTCGCGGCGGCGGTCGGTGTGCCCGCGTACGCCGGTGTGCCCCTGCGGGACGCGCAGGGCGCGGACGTACGGTTCGTGGACGCGCGCACCGCGTCCGAACGCTGCTGGACCGAGGTCGGGGTGTCGGACGGCACGGTGGTCGTCTCCGCGACGCTCGACTCGGTGGCCGCGGCGGCGGGCGAACTGGTGTCCGCCGGTCGCAAGCCCGACACCCCGCTGACGGTGACCGTCGCCGGTACGACGACCCGGCAGCGCACCTGGACGGCGACGCTCGGCACGATCGCGCAGACGCTGAAGCAGGCGAAGGCGTTGCCGTCGCCCGAGGGCGGCCGGCCGGTCATAGCCGTGGTCGGTGAGCGTTTCGCCCCCGCCCAGCGCGACCGGCTGGCGTGGTTCGAGTCCAAGCCGATGTTCGGCTGGAAGGTGCTCGTGCCGCGCACGAAGGAGCAGGCGGCGTCGCTCTCCGACCAGCTGCGGTCCTACGGCGCGGTGCCGCACGAGGTGCCGACCATCGCCGTCGAACCGCCTCGTACCCCGCAGCAGATGGATCGGGCGGTCAAGGGCCTGGTCACGGGCCGCTACGAGTGGATCGCCTTCACCTCCGTCAACGCGGTCAAGGCGGTGCGGGAGAAGTTCGAGGAGTACGGTCTCGACGCCCGCGCCTTCGCCGGGATCAAGGTCGCCGCGGTCGGCGAACAGACCGCCAACGCGCTGATCGCCTTCGGCGTCAAGCCCGACCTGGTGCCCAGCGGCGAGCAGTCGGCGGCGGGGCTCCTGGAGGACTGGCCGCCCTACGACCCGGTCTTCGACCCGATCGACCGCGTCTTCCTGCCGCGTGCCGACATCGCCACCGAGACACTGGTGGCCGGTCTCATCGACCTGGGCTGGGAGGTCGACGACGTCACCGCCTACCGTACGGTGCGCGCCTCGCCGCCGCCGGCGGAGACCCGTGAGGCGATCAAGGGCGGCGGCTTCGACGCGGTGCTCTTCACCTCGTCGTCGACGGTCCGGAACCTGGTCGGCATCGCGGGCAAGCCGCACAACGTGACGGTCATCGCCTGTATCGGCCCGGCGACGGCGAAGACGGCCGAGGAACACGGGCTGCGGGTCGACGTCATGGCCCCGGAGCCGTCGGTGCACAAGCTGGCGGAGGCCCTGGCCGACTTCGGCGCGCGGCGCCGCACGGCCGCGCTGGAGGCCGGCGACCCGGTGACCCGGCCGAGCGAACGGCGCCCGGGGGCGCGTAGGCGCCGGTCGACGACGTAG
- the hemC gene encoding hydroxymethylbilane synthase, whose protein sequence is MTGKALRLGTRRSKLAMAQSGQVADAVSQVTGRPVELVPITTYGDTSREHLSQIGGTGVFVAALRDALVRGEVDFAVHSLKDLPTAPHDELVLAAVPEREDPRDVLIGRDALKLTDLPRGARIGTGAARRVAQLNAYAVAHGLEFETVPIRGNVDTRIGYVTSGELDAVVLAAAGLNRVGRSDEVTDFLSVDTVLPAPGQGALAVECSVRDTELTAALAELDDPFTRAAVTAERSLLAALEAGCTAPVGALADLPPVLGFARDRGDPQTDGSIVKEMRLRGVVGTTDGTTLVQLSTTGPVPETHEAAMALGRELATGMLAQGAAGLMGERAL, encoded by the coding sequence ATGACTGGAAAGGCACTGAGGCTCGGGACCAGGCGGAGCAAGCTCGCCATGGCCCAGTCCGGGCAGGTGGCGGATGCCGTGAGCCAGGTGACCGGACGGCCTGTCGAGCTCGTCCCGATCACCACGTACGGTGACACGTCGCGCGAGCACCTCTCGCAGATCGGCGGTACGGGCGTCTTCGTGGCCGCGCTGCGCGATGCCCTGGTGCGCGGCGAGGTGGACTTCGCGGTGCACTCGCTGAAGGACCTGCCGACCGCGCCGCACGACGAGCTGGTCCTGGCCGCGGTACCGGAGCGCGAGGACCCGCGGGACGTGCTCATAGGGCGCGACGCGCTCAAGCTCACGGACCTTCCGCGCGGCGCCCGCATCGGCACCGGCGCGGCGCGCCGGGTGGCCCAGCTGAACGCGTACGCGGTCGCCCACGGCCTGGAGTTCGAGACGGTGCCGATACGCGGCAACGTCGACACCCGGATCGGGTACGTCACCAGCGGTGAGCTGGACGCCGTCGTGCTGGCCGCTGCCGGGCTGAACCGGGTCGGGCGCAGCGACGAGGTGACCGACTTCCTGTCGGTCGACACGGTTTTGCCCGCCCCCGGCCAGGGGGCCCTGGCGGTCGAGTGTTCCGTGCGCGACACGGAGCTGACCGCGGCGCTCGCCGAGCTCGACGATCCGTTCACGCGGGCCGCCGTGACGGCCGAGCGGTCACTGCTCGCCGCCCTGGAGGCCGGCTGCACCGCCCCTGTGGGGGCGCTCGCCGACCTCCCCCCAGTTCTCGGCTTCGCTCGAGACCGGGGGGACCCCCAGACGGACGGGTCGATTGTCAAGGAAATGCGCCTGCGGGGCGTCGTCGGCACGACCGACGGCACCACGTTGGTGCAGTTGTCCACCACCGGTCCCGTGCCCGAGACGCATGAGGCGGCGATGGCGCTCGGTCGCGAACTCGCCACCGGGATGCTCGCGCAGGGCGCGGCCGGTCTGATGGGGGAGCGAGCACTGTGA